In the genome of Streptomyces sp. SLBN-118, the window TACCGCGCCCGGCTGTCCGTACGCCTCCAGGCGGGAGTTCAGCGCGCCGCCGAAGTCCGGCCCGTCGGTCTGGTCGAACTCGCGGACCGTGCTGATGGCGACGGTCGCGCTGTACGGGGCGATCTCGTCGATCTTGATCAGGCCCGCGCGTCCATTGGTGACGGTGACGTTCCAGTGGGTGAAACGGGCGCCGTAGAGGGGTCCCGCGGATGCGTCGCCGCCGTGGCGGCCGGTGTTGTCGACGGTGATGTCCGTGCGGACGTTGGCGAACGGCATACCGCGGTGGGTGTCGAACGTGCCCATCTCCATCTGCCCGCGCGACCAGACGTTGTAGCTGGACAAGCCCTCCACGTTGATGCCGTGGAGCTGGGTGCCGGCCGGAGCCGGGACGGTGCGCCCGGCGATGGTGAAGTCCTCGACGAGGTTGTCGTGCGAGCCCTCGCGGCAGAAGTACGGATGGTGCGAGCCGCGGCCCTCGACGCGCGTGCGGCGCAGGGTGCACGCGGACGCGGCGACGAGGCCGAAGCCGTTGTCGACATGGCGGACAGTGATGTCGTCGGCCCAGCAGTCGTACGCGCACTGGAAAGTGACGCCGTTGTAGCCCTTGTCGAGGAGGTGCTGGGACTGCGGAGTCTGAATCGCCTCCAGGGTCAGGCCCTCGACTCCGGAGCCGGTGAGCGGAGTGACGAGGGTGACGATACGGGGGTCCCATTCGGGGCGTGTGTCGAGCGGCAGGGGGCGCTCGAAGGTGACCTTGTTCCGCTTGACTGCCGTGATGCGTACGGGCCATTCGTAGGGGACGTAACTGGTCAGCTTGGTCTTGTCGTCCCAGACATACGCCTCCGGGCCCGCGCCGCCGCCCGCCATGTGTTCCAGGAGCGTGTGGCCCGCGTCGTCGGCGAGGCGGAGCAGGACGAGCTGTCCGCGGTGCAGCGCCGTGGTGTCGTCCACCCCGACCGACCAGTCGCCGCGCCTGGCGGGCCGGACGGCGGCGAGGGTGCGCCACTCGTCACGCTTGTTGCCGGTCCAGCCCTCGAAGGGCCAGGCCTTGGCCTTGATGGCGGTGGTGAGGCTGTCCCAACGATCGTTCGGGCACAGCCAGATGAGCCCCCCGGCCCAGGACCAGGAGGACTTGTCACCGCCGTAGCGGCTGCCGTAGGGGCCGACGAGCTCGGTGAGGTTCTTCGTCGCGTACAGCTTGGTGCGGCCGCTGCCGGCGCCGCGCAGGACGACGTTGCTGTGCCCGATGCGGATGAGGTCGTCGATGCGGTAGGTCCCGTCGGGGATGTGAACCGTGCCGCCGCCGCGTTCGCCGACAGTGGCGAGGGCACGGTTGATGGCGGGAGCGGCGTCGGCGGAGCCGTCCCGCTTGGCCCCGTGGGCAAGGACGTTGGCCAGCACGGGGCGCCGGGGGAAGTCTTCGGCACCACGGCGTTGGCCGGCTCGTCCGACGTACGGGATCTGGGGGTGGGTGTACGGGCTGCGGCGGAACTCGGCCCAGAGGGGAGATGCGGTGGAAGTCTTGGCGGCGGCGCTCGCGGTGCCGGCTGAGCCGCCGGTGGCGCAGGCCGCCGCGACGGCTGTGGCACTGCCGAGCAGACTCCGTCTGCTGATGGCGTGTTGACCGGTCTCCATGAGCCCGCCTTCCATGGATGTGAACGACGTTCAGGTGTGCGTCGGCGGTGAGCATGCCATGGGTTGCGGGGCGCGGGAAGAGTTCGCGCGGGGGTTCGTGGTCCGGCCGAGGTCTCCCCTGCGGCCTGGCGGTCGTGGGAGTACCGCCATCCCGCTGTGACATTTGCGGCTCCGCCGCGTGTGGGGCTTCGCCACGTACCCCGATACGCGCTTCGCGCGTGTCCTCAAACGCCGGACGGGCCGGCTGTGCGGCCCAGCCGCACATTCAGCCGCGCGGGGCCCGGACGAAGTCTGAGGCAGTTTGAGGCGCGGGTCCGGGGCGGAGCCCCGGTTACGGGAAAGGGCGGGGCGGGGAAACCCCAGCTCACCCCTGAGTCAGATGCGTGAACGCATCCAGGTTCCGCGTCGACTCCCCCCGCGACACTCGCCACGCGTACTCCCGGCGGATCGCGCTCGCGAAACCCATCTCCAGCAGCGTGTTGAACGCGCCGTCCGCCGCCTCCAGCACCGTGCCGAGCAGGCGGTCCAGCTCCTCCTCGCTGATCACGGAGAGCGGGAGGCGGCCGGTCAGGTAG includes:
- a CDS encoding glycosyl hydrolase family 28-related protein translates to METGQHAISRRSLLGSATAVAAACATGGSAGTASAAAKTSTASPLWAEFRRSPYTHPQIPYVGRAGQRRGAEDFPRRPVLANVLAHGAKRDGSADAAPAINRALATVGERGGGTVHIPDGTYRIDDLIRIGHSNVVLRGAGSGRTKLYATKNLTELVGPYGSRYGGDKSSWSWAGGLIWLCPNDRWDSLTTAIKAKAWPFEGWTGNKRDEWRTLAAVRPARRGDWSVGVDDTTALHRGQLVLLRLADDAGHTLLEHMAGGGAGPEAYVWDDKTKLTSYVPYEWPVRITAVKRNKVTFERPLPLDTRPEWDPRIVTLVTPLTGSGVEGLTLEAIQTPQSQHLLDKGYNGVTFQCAYDCWADDITVRHVDNGFGLVAASACTLRRTRVEGRGSHHPYFCREGSHDNLVEDFTIAGRTVPAPAGTQLHGINVEGLSSYNVWSRGQMEMGTFDTHRGMPFANVRTDITVDNTGRHGGDASAGPLYGARFTHWNVTVTNGRAGLIKIDEIAPYSATVAISTVREFDQTDGPDFGGALNSRLEAYGQPGAVRPRNLYEAQRELER